A genomic stretch from Verrucomicrobiota bacterium includes:
- a CDS encoding UvrB/UvrC motif-containing protein encodes MFCDVCKSKEATVFLTQIVEGKMQKVNLCEVCSKEKGVNDPTGFALADLLLGLGAAQEIDKNPAGIRCPVCGFSQADFKKTGRLGCSACYDAFAEGLSGMLKNMHRGSVHTGKVPAKLRVGRLRNKELTELQASLQKAVQEEQFEEAATLRDRIRKLEEESHAEAISSQEPSAEVNRIASIAQSPGTAETAQALGAPKPRKQA; translated from the coding sequence ATGTTCTGTGATGTCTGCAAATCCAAGGAGGCCACTGTCTTCCTGACCCAGATCGTGGAGGGGAAGATGCAGAAGGTGAATCTCTGCGAGGTATGCTCGAAGGAGAAGGGGGTCAACGATCCGACCGGATTCGCTTTGGCGGATCTCCTGCTGGGTCTGGGGGCCGCTCAGGAAATCGACAAGAACCCAGCGGGCATTCGCTGTCCGGTCTGCGGTTTCTCACAGGCCGATTTTAAGAAAACGGGGCGTCTCGGATGCAGCGCCTGCTATGACGCCTTTGCCGAGGGACTATCCGGCATGCTCAAGAACATGCATCGCGGAAGCGTCCACACCGGAAAAGTGCCAGCCAAGCTACGCGTTGGGCGTCTGCGCAACAAGGAGCTGACTGAGTTGCAGGCAAGCCTCCAGAAGGCGGTCCAGGAGGAGCAGTTCGAAGAGGCGGCAACCCTGCGTGATCGGATCCGCAAGCTGGAGGAGGAATCCCATGCCGAGGCGATATCTTCTCAGGAGCCCTCTGCCGAAGTGAATCGCATTGCCTCAATAGCTCAATCTCCCGGAACTGCCGAGACCGCCCAGGCTCTTGGCGCTCCAAAACCCCGCAAGCAAGCGTGA
- the ilvE gene encoding branched-chain-amino-acid transaminase: MQIYIDGAFYPESEAKISVFDHGLLYGDGVFEGIRFYNGKVFRLEEHINRLYKSAAAIWMVIPLDRAAMTEALLETIRRNELKDGYIRLVVTRGKGNLGLSPEHCPKPTVIIIAAKITLYPAESYEKGLKVVTCSTRRIAHGALSPMVKSLNYLNNIMAKIEATHAGAGEGLMLNEQGLVAECTGDNIFIVSDGLITTPPISSGALAGVTRAVAIQIADELGLEVSEPQMTRYDIYTADECFLTGTAAEIIPAVELDKRPIGDGKPGPVTQRLIARFHELTQTEGTPIC, translated from the coding sequence ATGCAGATCTATATCGACGGTGCTTTCTACCCTGAATCCGAGGCCAAGATCTCGGTGTTCGACCACGGCCTTCTCTATGGAGACGGCGTGTTCGAGGGGATCCGATTCTACAACGGCAAGGTCTTCCGTCTGGAGGAGCACATTAACCGACTCTACAAGTCGGCCGCCGCGATCTGGATGGTGATTCCGCTGGATCGTGCCGCAATGACCGAGGCGCTGCTCGAAACGATCCGCCGTAATGAGCTGAAGGATGGATACATCCGCCTTGTGGTGACCCGAGGTAAGGGGAACCTGGGACTCAGCCCCGAGCATTGCCCGAAGCCGACTGTCATCATCATCGCTGCCAAGATCACGCTCTATCCCGCTGAGAGCTATGAGAAGGGACTGAAGGTTGTGACCTGCTCCACGCGCCGCATTGCCCATGGGGCCCTCAGTCCGATGGTGAAGTCGCTTAACTATCTCAACAATATCATGGCCAAGATCGAGGCCACCCACGCCGGAGCAGGCGAGGGGCTGATGCTGAACGAGCAGGGGCTCGTTGCCGAGTGCACCGGCGACAATATCTTTATTGTCTCAGACGGATTGATCACCACGCCGCCGATCTCCTCGGGAGCGCTCGCCGGAGTCACGCGTGCCGTGGCTATTCAGATCGCCGATGAGTTGGGTCTGGAGGTATCAGAGCCGCAGATGACCCGCTACGATATCTACACAGCCGACGAGTGTTTCCTGACTGGCACCGCTGCCGAGATCATCCCCGCAGTGGAGCTTGATAAGCGTCCGATCGGGGATGGCAAGCCCGGTCCGGTCACCCAGCGCCTGATCGCCCGATTCCACGAGTTGACACAGACCGAAGGCACGCCGATCTGTTGA
- a CDS encoding long-chain fatty acid--CoA ligase produces MTGRISAPNLASLFAEAGNRWGQCPAFSTRRADGTFHSVSFGSWIDRSLALATALIELGIEARDHVAILSDNCFEWILVDAAVQFCGGADVPRAADVTEGEIAYILDHADVEVAFVQNADVLAKVESVRGQLPKLRHLILMSPVEGEGHLPKNVHALRDLEIRGEKLRLQGDRCAEERIAGISPSDLFTLIYTSGTTGTPKGVQLTHAAMASQIQNLPFVLTPKDRALSILPIWHSYERVFEVISIACGVHTYYTTLRHLGEDLQSVKPTIMVSAPRLWEGLYQRIVSKVQKASLLRRILFRSARFTAHEVRTADSFFSGRQIDLHGRDVSVSSLLAIRHAIGWALCIIPSLLLDRLVLSKLRAVVGGEFRGTISGGGALPPHVDAFFNDIGIPVLEGYGLTESCPVLAVRTWEKLVIGTVGPVFPGTEIRIVDLVTGAILYPDPTRRDLGRGKRGEIHAKGPQIMKGYYKDPEGTARVLQDGWLATGDLGVMSFNDCLKIVGRCKETIVLLGGENVEPLPIESKLLESHLIDQCMVVGQDQKHLGLLVVPSLAGFAGFAGACIAADDVAALKAHPEAREMLRLEIRRLVGDATGFKPFERIAAFELIEKPFQVGDELTMTFKLRRHVITEKYGKEIGAMFDA; encoded by the coding sequence ATGACCGGACGGATTTCCGCGCCGAACCTCGCCTCCCTCTTTGCGGAGGCGGGGAACAGGTGGGGCCAGTGCCCCGCCTTCTCTACTCGTCGGGCCGACGGGACCTTTCACTCCGTCAGTTTCGGGTCATGGATTGACCGCTCGCTTGCCCTTGCGACGGCATTGATCGAGCTCGGGATCGAGGCCCGCGATCATGTCGCAATCCTCTCTGATAATTGCTTCGAGTGGATTCTGGTCGATGCCGCCGTTCAGTTCTGCGGAGGTGCCGATGTGCCGCGTGCCGCTGATGTGACGGAGGGCGAGATCGCCTATATCCTCGATCATGCTGACGTTGAGGTGGCCTTTGTTCAGAATGCTGACGTGCTTGCCAAGGTGGAGTCCGTACGCGGACAACTCCCTAAGCTTCGCCATCTCATCCTGATGAGCCCCGTAGAAGGGGAGGGGCATCTTCCGAAGAATGTCCACGCACTCCGTGATCTCGAGATCCGGGGGGAGAAGCTGCGTCTCCAGGGCGATCGCTGCGCTGAGGAGCGGATCGCAGGCATCAGTCCCTCGGATCTCTTCACCCTCATCTACACCTCCGGGACTACCGGCACGCCCAAGGGGGTACAACTCACCCATGCCGCGATGGCCTCGCAGATTCAGAATCTCCCTTTTGTGCTGACACCTAAGGACCGGGCCCTCTCGATCCTGCCCATCTGGCACAGCTACGAGCGTGTCTTCGAGGTGATCTCCATCGCCTGCGGCGTCCACACCTACTACACGACGCTTCGACATCTTGGAGAGGATTTGCAGTCTGTGAAGCCGACAATCATGGTTTCGGCTCCCCGTCTCTGGGAGGGGCTCTATCAGCGGATTGTGTCCAAGGTTCAGAAGGCATCACTTCTCCGCAGGATCTTGTTCCGATCGGCCCGCTTCACAGCCCACGAGGTGCGCACGGCCGATTCCTTCTTCTCCGGTAGGCAGATCGATCTCCATGGTCGCGATGTGTCGGTCTCGTCACTCCTGGCGATTCGTCATGCCATAGGATGGGCGCTCTGCATCATCCCGTCGTTACTGCTGGATCGCTTGGTTCTCTCCAAGCTGCGTGCCGTGGTCGGCGGTGAGTTCCGGGGGACGATTTCCGGTGGTGGAGCCCTGCCTCCCCATGTCGATGCCTTCTTCAATGATATCGGCATCCCTGTGCTTGAGGGCTATGGGCTCACGGAGAGCTGCCCGGTGCTAGCCGTTCGCACCTGGGAAAAACTCGTGATCGGCACGGTCGGCCCCGTCTTTCCTGGGACGGAGATCCGAATCGTCGATCTCGTGACGGGGGCGATTCTCTACCCCGATCCGACACGCAGGGATCTCGGCCGTGGAAAGCGTGGCGAGATCCATGCCAAGGGCCCTCAGATCATGAAGGGATACTACAAGGATCCCGAGGGAACTGCTCGCGTCCTGCAGGACGGATGGCTAGCTACCGGCGATCTTGGGGTGATGTCCTTCAACGACTGCCTGAAGATCGTCGGTCGGTGCAAGGAGACCATCGTTCTGCTAGGCGGCGAGAATGTGGAACCTCTCCCCATCGAGTCCAAGTTGCTCGAGTCCCACCTGATCGACCAATGCATGGTCGTGGGTCAGGATCAGAAGCATCTCGGACTACTGGTGGTCCCTTCGCTTGCCGGATTTGCTGGATTTGCGGGAGCGTGCATTGCTGCCGATGATGTTGCAGCGCTCAAAGCACACCCCGAGGCCCGTGAGATGCTCCGCCTCGAGATTAGACGCCTTGTCGGAGATGCCACGGGATTCAAGCCCTTCGAGCGCATCGCCGCGTTTGAGCTGATCGAGAAGCCGTTTCAGGTCGGGGACGAGCTCACGATGACCTTCAAGCTCCGCCGCCATGTCATCACCGAGAAATACGGCAAGGAAATCGGCGCCATGTTTGACGCCTAG
- the infA gene encoding translation initiation factor IF-1 encodes MAKEEAITTEGVVVEVLPGTMFRVKLGNGHVLLAHISGKMRKHFIRIVPGDKVTVEMSPYDLTKARITFRTA; translated from the coding sequence ATGGCTAAAGAAGAAGCAATCACTACCGAAGGCGTTGTCGTCGAGGTTCTCCCTGGCACCATGTTTCGTGTGAAGCTCGGAAACGGCCACGTGTTACTGGCTCATATTTCCGGGAAAATGCGCAAGCATTTCATCCGAATTGTCCCCGGTGACAAGGTAACTGTCGAAATGTCCCCTTATGACCTGACCAAGGCGCGCATTACCTTCCGTACCGCATAA
- a CDS encoding ribonuclease H-like domain-containing protein, with the protein MSTSKNSKNIVYFDLETQRTANDVGGWDKKADMGVSIGVTYSTATESYEIFTEKRVGDLIELLSRADLVIGYNNRRFDYEVLMGYTILDLPHHLPTLDMLEVVEKAAGHRLPLDSIATATLGVGKTAEGLDAIRWWREGKIMEVAEYCCFDVKVTKMVHEYAVEHGKLHYIDRFSRKQTLTVEIP; encoded by the coding sequence GTGTCCACTTCCAAGAATTCCAAGAACATCGTCTATTTCGATCTGGAAACCCAACGCACCGCCAATGATGTGGGGGGATGGGACAAGAAAGCCGATATGGGTGTCTCCATCGGGGTCACATACAGCACAGCGACGGAGAGTTACGAGATTTTCACCGAGAAGCGTGTCGGGGATCTCATTGAACTCCTGAGTCGTGCCGATCTGGTCATCGGCTATAATAATAGGCGCTTCGACTATGAGGTCCTGATGGGTTACACCATTCTGGATCTCCCCCATCATCTTCCTACCCTGGATATGCTGGAGGTGGTGGAGAAAGCCGCCGGGCACCGTCTGCCTCTGGACTCCATCGCCACGGCGACGCTCGGAGTCGGCAAGACCGCGGAGGGGCTGGATGCCATCCGCTGGTGGAGAGAAGGGAAAATCATGGAAGTCGCGGAGTACTGCTGCTTCGACGTGAAGGTCACTAAAATGGTTCATGAATATGCTGTGGAGCATGGCAAGCTCCACTACATCGACAGGTTCTCCCGCAAGCAGACTCTTACCGTGGAGATTCCATGA
- a CDS encoding SH3 domain-containing protein, whose protein sequence is MRLHFAISILSLATMLLLAACSSIEYNSTNSPRMVVSVDHTPFYHNGPLQGNGPDLSLAKGDEVDVLRKEIGYSFVRIYDGQNGYVANDDLKPVGSSQSAQPAKAPQATPSPAPKPVASQATTNTPAKPGFRY, encoded by the coding sequence GTGAGACTCCACTTTGCCATCTCGATTCTTTCCTTGGCGACGATGCTCTTGCTCGCTGCTTGCAGCTCTATCGAGTATAACTCCACGAACAGCCCCAGGATGGTGGTGTCTGTAGACCACACGCCCTTCTATCACAATGGGCCTTTGCAGGGTAATGGACCCGACCTTTCTCTGGCCAAGGGGGATGAGGTTGATGTTCTTCGCAAGGAAATCGGCTATAGCTTTGTGCGCATCTATGATGGTCAGAACGGGTATGTGGCCAACGATGACTTGAAACCGGTTGGGTCTTCCCAATCTGCCCAACCCGCGAAAGCACCGCAGGCCACCCCTTCTCCTGCCCCCAAGCCCGTTGCCTCTCAGGCAACCACGAACACTCCCGCTAAGCCGGGTTTCCGTTACTGA
- a CDS encoding glycosyltransferase, translated as MSKAKKVLHVIDSLDLGGAQTFLLDLVRHHDHSRYLPEVAAMHGRGVYADVFEKAGITIHSLSPGKFPPMYLPNFWRLMKKGGYDILHFHLFGANLCAKPLAILAGHPAIVVHDQCNDASREESPLLLAADAFWNRRSDRVIAVSESTRRYLLDREDLEDSKVTTIPNGVDTEMFRPATLEQKRSARLALRLPPESFVIGGVGRLVSQKNFTLFLKVAADVVRDHPGVIFLIAGTGPLESQLRAEAEKLGIAERVRFLGHVSDRVSLFHALDSLLLTSDFEGTPMTLLETMSSGVPVVASAVDGIAEVCSHGRNALLSPPRDLGSFRDSLCRLIAEESLCETLGAEGRRTVIQNYDIRGIARRIEGIYGEVLGGD; from the coding sequence ATGTCGAAGGCCAAGAAAGTCCTCCATGTGATCGATAGCCTCGACTTGGGTGGAGCGCAGACATTCCTGCTCGATCTGGTCAGGCACCATGATCACTCGCGATATCTTCCTGAGGTTGCGGCAATGCATGGACGGGGCGTGTATGCGGATGTCTTTGAAAAAGCAGGCATCACGATCCACTCACTCTCGCCCGGGAAGTTCCCCCCGATGTACCTTCCAAACTTCTGGAGACTGATGAAAAAGGGAGGATACGACATCCTGCATTTTCATCTCTTCGGAGCGAATCTCTGTGCCAAGCCACTCGCCATTCTGGCCGGCCATCCTGCGATTGTGGTGCATGATCAGTGCAACGATGCCTCCCGTGAGGAAAGTCCTCTTTTGCTGGCTGCAGATGCCTTCTGGAACAGGCGGTCGGATCGAGTGATAGCCGTTTCGGAGAGTACTCGTCGTTATCTTCTGGATCGCGAGGATCTTGAGGATTCGAAGGTCACCACGATTCCCAACGGGGTCGATACGGAGATGTTCCGACCTGCAACATTGGAGCAAAAGAGATCCGCTCGGCTTGCCCTGCGCCTACCTCCTGAGAGCTTTGTGATCGGTGGTGTGGGGCGTCTTGTGAGTCAAAAAAACTTCACCCTCTTTCTGAAGGTAGCGGCGGATGTCGTGCGAGACCATCCGGGGGTGATCTTTCTGATCGCAGGGACAGGGCCCCTAGAGTCTCAGTTGCGTGCGGAAGCGGAGAAGCTGGGCATTGCTGAGCGGGTGAGATTCCTCGGTCACGTCTCGGATCGTGTCAGTCTGTTTCATGCGCTGGATTCCCTGTTGCTGACCTCCGATTTCGAAGGGACTCCAATGACTCTTTTGGAGACCATGTCCAGCGGGGTTCCCGTGGTGGCCTCGGCCGTGGATGGGATCGCGGAGGTTTGCTCCCATGGCAGGAATGCCTTGCTTTCACCGCCTAGGGACCTTGGATCTTTTCGGGATTCTTTATGCCGCTTGATTGCTGAGGAGTCTCTCTGCGAAACTCTTGGTGCCGAAGGGCGTCGAACAGTAATACAAAATTACGATATCAGGGGGATTGCACGGCGCATCGAGGGGATCTACGGGGAAGTTTTGGGAGGGGATTAA
- a CDS encoding glycosyltransferase family 4 protein has product MKFLFLSSHAHYALDPAATRVSGGAELQVALLARELGALGHEVVIVGGDTRQQEGKILDGVRTLLGGKFHTGGWLDTLTALPVIYRIIAREKPDHTIIFGWTALLWILAKVRSLLGYQLIFICGLDTEVDGSFGKRHGWRGRLFEEGIRLADRRFAMSDHQAAMYTRQGLSHSVYRSLVLPRKSPRTALKTEDLLWIGRCQQIKRPHLFLDMVERLPEARCTMICSREDIPLWEAIAERAKAINNVTFLERVPYHGIQDYYDRSRLLVSTSEAEGVPNVMIQAAQGGAGIISLEMDPDGMIGRFGAGFCAEGNFERMVAEISRLLADPTACEALGSGAERIIAEWLDNEKNTQAFLEGLK; this is encoded by the coding sequence ATGAAGTTTCTTTTTCTCTCCAGCCATGCCCACTATGCACTGGATCCTGCGGCAACCCGTGTCTCGGGGGGGGCCGAGTTGCAGGTGGCGCTGCTGGCGAGGGAACTTGGGGCGCTAGGTCATGAGGTGGTGATAGTGGGCGGTGATACCCGTCAACAGGAAGGTAAGATCCTGGATGGCGTCAGAACCCTGCTTGGCGGCAAGTTTCATACCGGAGGATGGCTCGATACGCTGACTGCTTTGCCGGTTATTTACAGGATCATTGCTCGTGAAAAACCCGATCACACGATCATCTTTGGATGGACTGCTCTGCTCTGGATCTTGGCGAAAGTTCGTTCATTACTCGGCTACCAACTGATTTTTATTTGCGGTCTCGATACCGAAGTGGATGGCAGCTTCGGAAAGCGTCATGGATGGAGAGGACGGCTCTTTGAGGAGGGGATCAGGCTCGCCGACCGGCGCTTTGCCATGTCGGATCACCAGGCTGCAATGTATACTAGGCAGGGACTCTCCCATTCCGTCTACCGCAGCCTCGTTTTGCCCCGTAAAAGCCCTAGGACAGCTCTTAAGACGGAGGATCTGCTCTGGATCGGGCGTTGTCAGCAGATCAAGCGACCGCATCTCTTTCTCGATATGGTGGAGCGTTTGCCCGAAGCACGTTGTACTATGATCTGCTCACGTGAAGATATTCCGCTCTGGGAGGCCATAGCGGAGAGGGCGAAGGCAATCAACAACGTTACCTTCCTAGAGCGTGTGCCCTATCATGGGATCCAAGATTATTATGACCGCTCTCGACTTCTGGTTAGCACCTCCGAAGCAGAGGGGGTACCAAATGTCATGATTCAAGCCGCGCAAGGTGGGGCGGGCATTATCTCGCTGGAGATGGATCCCGATGGGATGATCGGAAGATTCGGGGCAGGGTTTTGCGCAGAGGGGAATTTTGAACGGATGGTCGCTGAAATCTCCAGACTGCTAGCCGATCCTACAGCCTGCGAAGCCTTGGGATCGGGAGCCGAACGTATCATTGCGGAATGGTTGGATAACGAAAAAAACACACAGGCTTTTCTGGAGGGGCTCAAGTGA